The proteins below are encoded in one region of Aquisphaera giovannonii:
- a CDS encoding formylglycine-generating enzyme family protein → MIETGGGGGRQVRDWSMRFFTVSGGRARSAGGMAAMGLVLVLSSDASPIRADEPARPSNYTEAIPGTAVKFEMVGIPGGTFSMGSPPGEQGRRDNEGPRHPVAIRPFWMGRTEVTWDEYDEFRKGGFVSNRTNAEAIARDADAVTRPTPAYPDETRGYGRAGYPAIGISHHAAMEYCHWLSKKTGRRYRLPTEAEWEYAARAGSGTPYSFGEDASRLGDHAWYAENAEKPQPVGKKKPNPWGLHDIHGNVAEWCLDRYLGNAYSRFPTDRPTSGPVLPPGAAPFPHVARGGSWADRAEACRSAARRSSHPSWNQTDPDGSIWWLWDADFVGFRMARAVEEQDDLKGLRSRVRRPDP, encoded by the coding sequence ATGATCGAAACGGGCGGCGGGGGCGGGCGGCAGGTGAGGGACTGGTCCATGAGGTTCTTCACGGTGTCCGGGGGTAGGGCCCGGTCGGCCGGCGGGATGGCGGCCATGGGCCTGGTCCTGGTTTTGTCATCCGACGCATCGCCGATCCGGGCGGACGAACCTGCACGCCCATCGAACTACACCGAGGCCATCCCGGGGACTGCCGTCAAATTCGAGATGGTGGGCATCCCCGGCGGCACGTTCTCGATGGGCAGCCCGCCGGGGGAGCAGGGGCGCAGGGACAATGAGGGGCCGAGGCATCCCGTCGCGATCCGGCCCTTCTGGATGGGGAGGACGGAGGTCACCTGGGACGAGTACGACGAGTTCCGCAAGGGCGGTTTCGTCTCGAACCGGACGAATGCCGAGGCGATCGCCAGGGATGCCGACGCCGTCACCCGCCCCACCCCGGCGTATCCCGACGAGACGCGCGGCTACGGACGCGCCGGCTATCCGGCCATCGGGATCAGCCACCACGCGGCGATGGAATACTGCCACTGGCTCTCGAAGAAGACCGGCAGGAGGTACCGGCTTCCCACCGAGGCCGAGTGGGAGTACGCCGCGAGGGCCGGCTCCGGGACCCCCTACTCGTTCGGCGAGGACGCGTCCAGGCTGGGCGACCACGCCTGGTACGCGGAGAACGCCGAGAAGCCCCAGCCCGTCGGCAAGAAGAAGCCCAATCCGTGGGGCCTCCACGACATCCACGGCAACGTCGCCGAGTGGTGCCTCGACCGCTACCTCGGGAACGCCTACTCGAGGTTCCCGACCGACCGGCCCACCTCGGGGCCGGTCCTGCCGCCGGGGGCCGCCCCCTTCCCGCACGTCGCCCGCGGCGGCAGCTGGGCCGATCGCGCCGAGGCGTGCCGGAGCGCCGCCCGCCGGAGCTCGCACCCCTCCTGGAATCAGACCGACCCGGACGGGAGCATCTGGTGGCTGTGGGACGCCGACTTCGTCGGCTTCCGCATGGCGAGGGCCGTGGAGGAGCAGGACGACCTGAAGGGCCTCCGATCCCGGGTCCGCCGGCCGGACCCCTGA
- a CDS encoding DsbA family oxidoreductase produces MPLKILVYSDYVUPFCYLAEFPLAQAVRGRDVEVEWMPFELRPEPHPTLRPEGEYLRTAWAQAVYPMARSMGVPIVLPGVSPQPHTHLAFEGYQYAREHGKGNEYNRRVLEAFFVEGRDIGDVGVLTDLAGEVGLDRPEFEAAIRNRTYRDAHRRALHHAYHDVGVTGVPMFVIGDRKLSGVQDRQTLEVAIDEQLARRAPRRT; encoded by the coding sequence ATGCCGCTGAAGATCCTCGTATACTCGGATTACGTCTGACCGTTCTGCTACCTGGCGGAGTTTCCGCTGGCCCAGGCGGTCCGGGGAAGGGATGTCGAGGTCGAGTGGATGCCGTTCGAGCTCCGGCCCGAGCCGCACCCCACCCTGCGCCCTGAGGGGGAGTACCTCCGCACGGCCTGGGCGCAGGCGGTCTACCCGATGGCCCGGAGCATGGGCGTGCCGATCGTGCTCCCCGGGGTGTCGCCCCAGCCGCATACCCACCTGGCCTTCGAGGGCTACCAGTACGCCAGGGAGCATGGCAAGGGGAACGAATACAACCGCCGCGTCCTGGAGGCGTTCTTCGTCGAGGGCCGGGACATCGGCGACGTCGGCGTCCTGACGGACCTGGCCGGCGAGGTCGGGCTGGACCGGCCCGAGTTCGAAGCGGCGATCCGAAACCGCACCTATCGGGACGCGCATCGGAGAGCCCTGCATCATGCCTATCACGACGTCGGGGTGACCGGCGTGCCGATGTTCGTCATCGGCGACCGGAAATTGAGCGGCGTGCAGGACCGCCAGACGCTCGAGGTCGCCATCGACGAACAACTGGCGAGAAGGGCACCGCGCCGGACCTGA